In Microbacterium enclense, the DNA window GGCGATCGCCGCCCGCCAGGCCGGGATGGAGATCCTCGGCTTCTCGCTCATCACGAACCTGGCCGCCGGCATCCAGAAGACCCCGCTCAGCCACGCGGAGGTCCTCGAGGCCGGTCGCGACGCCGAGCCCGTGATCTCGGCGCTGCTGGCCCGCGTGGTCCACGCATTGTGAGCGAGTACCTCACCGCGGCGCGCGCCTGGCTCGCGCAGGACCCGGATGCCGTCACCCGCGACGAGCTCGCCACCCTGATCGCGCGGGTCGAGGACGGCGACGCCGCGGCCGCCGACGACCTCGCTGATCGCTTCTCGATGCGTCTGGCGTTCGGGACCGCGGGACTGCGCGGAACGCTCGGCGCGGGCTCGAACAGGATGAACCGCGTACTCGTGGCGCAGGCAGCCGCGGGGTTCGCGGCCTACCTGAACGAGCGTTCCTCGGGCACGCCGACCGTGGTGGTCGGCTACGACGGACGGCGCAACTCCGACGTGTTCGCGCGCGACTCGGTCGAGATCTTCGCCGGGGCGGGTCTGCACGCGATCCTGCTGCCCCGCCTGCTGCCCACGCCGGTCCTCGCCTTCGCGGTGCGTCACCTCGGTGCCGACGCCGGAGTCATGGTCACGGCCAGCCACAACCCGCCCGACGACAACGGGTACAAGGTCTACCTCGGCGGTGCCGACGAGGGCGCCCAGATCGTCTCCCCCGCCGACGCCGAGATCGCCGCGCACATCCAGCGCATCGCGGACGAGGGCGACGTCACGGTCCTTCCGCGCTCCGTGGGGTACGCCAACGCCCCCGAGTCGGTCGTCGAGGCGTACGTCGCCGCGACCGCCGCCGTCGCCCCCGCACCGGCCGGCGCCGAGGGACTGCGCTGGGTCTACACCGCCATGCACGGCGTGGGGTGGGAGACCGTCTCGCGCGTGCTCGCCGAAGCCGGGTATCCGACGCCCGGGGTCGTGGAGGCGCAGATCCACCCGGATGGACGCTTCCCCACGGTCGCGTTCCCGAACCCCGAAGAGCCGGGCGCGATGGATCTCGCCTTCGAGACCGCGCGTGCCGCCGACGCCGAGCTGGTCATCGCGAACGACCCGGATGCCGATCGCCTGGCGGTCGCGATCCCGGATGCCGAGACCGACGGCGGGTGGCGACGTCTGACCGGCAATGAGATCGGTCTGCTCCTCGGCTGGCGTGCGGCGCGGGCCGCGGCCGACGCCGGCACGGGCGGTTCCCTCGCGTGCTCCTTGGTCTCGTCGCCGGGCCTGCAGGCGGTCGCCGAGCACTACGGCCTCGACTTCCACTCCACACTCACGGGATTCAAGTGGATCTCCCGCGCCCCGGGGGTCGTCTTCGGCTTCGAAGAGGCCCTCGGCTACCTCGTGGATCCCGACGTCGTGCGCGACAAGGACGGGATCTCCGCCGCCGTGGCCCTGCTCGGCATGGCGGCCGAGGCGCGCGGACACGGCCGGACGGTGGCCGACCTGCTGCGGGAGTTCCGTGAGCTGTTCGGCGCCTTCGCGAGCGACCAGATCTCGATCCGCGTCGCCGACGTGAGCGAGATCGCCGGGATCATGGGCTCGCTCCGCGCCCAGCCGCCGGCGACGGTGGGCGGGATCGCCGTGTCGCGCATCGACG includes these proteins:
- a CDS encoding phospho-sugar mutase; protein product: MSEYLTAARAWLAQDPDAVTRDELATLIARVEDGDAAAADDLADRFSMRLAFGTAGLRGTLGAGSNRMNRVLVAQAAAGFAAYLNERSSGTPTVVVGYDGRRNSDVFARDSVEIFAGAGLHAILLPRLLPTPVLAFAVRHLGADAGVMVTASHNPPDDNGYKVYLGGADEGAQIVSPADAEIAAHIQRIADEGDVTVLPRSVGYANAPESVVEAYVAATAAVAPAPAGAEGLRWVYTAMHGVGWETVSRVLAEAGYPTPGVVEAQIHPDGRFPTVAFPNPEEPGAMDLAFETARAADAELVIANDPDADRLAVAIPDAETDGGWRRLTGNEIGLLLGWRAARAAADAGTGGSLACSLVSSPGLQAVAEHYGLDFHSTLTGFKWISRAPGVVFGFEEALGYLVDPDVVRDKDGISAAVALLGMAAEARGHGRTVADLLREFRELFGAFASDQISIRVADVSEIAGIMGSLRAQPPATVGGIAVSRIDDLLLGVDGLPPGDVLRLWLDDGSRLIVRPSGTEPKLKLYLDVRGSSAKKAARRLAALRAGAEELLASVR